Proteins encoded together in one Nostoc sp. PCC 7524 window:
- a CDS encoding ABC1 kinase family protein produces the protein MGQYQPGQLRRYNPDTIARYYRYRPWQVWGRLITIAWSFAVFVFGLKWDEWQNRVEQNREKRATQLRELLTKLGPTFIKVGQALSTRPDLIRKDFLDELIKLQDQLPAFDNAIAYQIIETELDKSVSEIFSELSPAPVAAASLGQVYRGRLLTGEEVAVKVQRPYLRPVLSLDLYLMRWAASWLAPWLPLNLGHDLTLIVDEFGSKLFEEIDYLNEGRNAEKFAHNFRNDLQVKVPSIYWRFTSSRVLTLEWINGFKLTDTKRIREAGLDPEAIIRIGVTSGLQQLLEYGFFHADPHPGNLFAMPDGRMAYIDFGMMDQLEEKTKETLVDALVHLVNKDYTDLATDFVNLGFLTPNTNIAPIVPALEAVLGNAIGKNVGDFNFKTITDQFSELMYEYPFRVPAKFALIIRSLVTQEGIALSLNPNFKIVEVSYPYVARRLLTGESPQLRRRLLNILFKDGKFQWQRLENLIAIARTDGNFDVLPTARMGLQYLLSDEGKFLRRQLVLALTEDDRLHTEEVQRLWLLVKDDLQPNRLLDVAMDLLADLSREGVAAILPKATSLVFFDDSASKNQQ, from the coding sequence GTGGGTCAGTATCAACCTGGTCAGCTAAGACGCTACAATCCAGACACGATCGCTCGTTACTATCGCTATCGCCCTTGGCAGGTTTGGGGGCGATTAATAACAATAGCTTGGTCTTTTGCTGTATTCGTTTTCGGTCTGAAGTGGGATGAATGGCAAAATCGGGTCGAGCAGAACCGAGAAAAACGCGCTACCCAGTTACGAGAGTTGCTCACCAAGCTAGGGCCGACATTTATTAAAGTCGGTCAAGCCCTTTCAACTCGCCCTGACTTAATCCGCAAAGATTTCTTAGACGAACTGATCAAACTGCAAGACCAATTACCCGCGTTTGATAATGCGATCGCCTATCAAATTATTGAAACTGAGTTAGATAAGTCAGTTTCCGAGATTTTTAGTGAGCTGTCGCCTGCCCCAGTGGCGGCGGCTAGTTTAGGTCAAGTCTATCGGGGTCGTTTGCTGACTGGGGAAGAAGTGGCAGTCAAAGTACAACGCCCCTACTTACGCCCAGTTCTCAGCCTCGATTTGTATTTAATGCGATGGGCTGCTTCTTGGCTAGCACCTTGGCTACCTTTAAATCTCGGTCATGATCTCACTTTGATTGTGGATGAATTTGGCAGCAAGTTATTTGAAGAAATTGACTACCTCAATGAAGGTCGTAACGCCGAAAAATTTGCTCACAACTTCCGGAATGATCTCCAAGTCAAAGTCCCCAGTATTTATTGGCGATTTACCAGTAGCCGGGTTTTAACTCTGGAGTGGATTAACGGCTTCAAACTTACCGACACCAAACGGATTCGAGAAGCAGGTTTAGATCCTGAAGCCATCATCCGCATTGGTGTCACCTCTGGCTTACAACAGTTATTAGAGTACGGTTTCTTTCACGCTGATCCCCATCCTGGGAATTTATTTGCTATGCCTGATGGTCGCATGGCTTACATTGACTTTGGCATGATGGATCAGTTGGAAGAAAAAACCAAAGAAACTCTAGTAGATGCTTTGGTGCATCTGGTGAATAAAGACTACACCGATTTAGCCACCGATTTTGTCAATCTTGGTTTCTTAACTCCAAATACTAATATTGCCCCCATCGTCCCAGCATTAGAGGCGGTTTTAGGCAATGCCATTGGGAAAAATGTCGGGGACTTTAACTTTAAAACCATCACCGATCAGTTTTCAGAACTGATGTATGAATATCCATTTCGCGTTCCTGCCAAGTTTGCTTTAATTATTCGTTCTCTGGTGACGCAGGAAGGGATTGCTTTGAGTCTCAATCCTAATTTCAAAATTGTCGAGGTGAGTTATCCATACGTGGCGAGGCGATTGTTGACAGGAGAATCTCCCCAACTACGGCGGCGATTACTGAATATCTTATTTAAAGATGGTAAATTTCAGTGGCAGCGTTTGGAGAATTTGATTGCGATCGCTCGCACCGATGGTAATTTTGATGTGTTACCTACAGCCAGAATGGGGTTGCAATATCTCCTATCTGATGAAGGTAAATTTTTGCGTAGACAGTTGGTACTAGCCCTGACAGAAGATGATCGCCTCCACACAGAGGAAGTCCAACGTTTGTGGTTGCTAGTGAAAGATGATCTCCAACCCAATCGTCTGTTAGATGTAGCAATGGATTTACTAGCTGATTTATCTAGGGAAGGAGTAGCTGCTATCCTACCAAAAGCTACATCTTTAGTATTTTTTGATGACAGCGCATCAAAAAATCAACAGTAA
- a CDS encoding M1 family metallopeptidase, giving the protein MPHSYSFDTENNGRKSFELPGAKPHYNPDRPGQVEHIFLDLNLDIPCQSYHGSCSIRLSPIRNDIDRLTLDAVNLNIQSVQVDEVAQNFDYDGEQLTIELSQPTQVGKRLLIAIAYSVEKPQRGIYFIQPDSHYPHKPIQVWTQGEDEDSRFWFPCFDYPGQLSTSEIRVRVPKNFIAISNGELIETREDGDDKIYHWSQQQVHPTYLMTLAVGDFAEIRDEWQGKPVTYYVEKGREADAQRTMGKTPRMIEFLSAKYGYAYPFPKYAQVCVSDFIFGGMENTSTTLLTDRCLLDERAILDNRNPESLVVHELAHQWFGDLLVIKHWSHAWIKEGMASYSEVMWTEQEYGQEEAAYYRLLEARSYLSEDSSRYRRPMVTHIYRAAIELYDRHIYEKGSCVYHMIRAELGEELFWPAIQTFVQNHAHQTVETIDLLRAIEKATGRNLAFLFDQYVFRGGHPDFKVAYTWDGEAKLAKVTVTQTQAADNHSKDLFDLKIPIGFGYTPTGKTPQLQTFSVRVHEREQSFYFPLAEKPDFISFDVGNNFLKTVSLEYPIPELKAQLVSDPDPISRIYAATALAKKGGLEATKALSTALTNEPFWGVRVEIAHQLAEIKLDQAFEGLVQGLEDENAYVRRAVLAALGQIKTRASYKAVKNVVKNGDRSYYVEAAACRTLGAIATANLDEKPKAEKVIKLLQSVLEAKAGWNEVVRSGAIGGLAELKTSEAALDLLLEYTKNGVPQPLRLAAIRALGKISGGQSPANLERVIEKLSELAKETFFLTQMAVVAALGQMETPKALGVLRSLADQTADGRVSRYAEEQMTKVQKNLGTETALRQLREELDQLKQQNQELKSRLENLEAKSQTVKN; this is encoded by the coding sequence ATGCCTCACTCTTATTCTTTTGATACAGAAAATAACGGACGTAAATCTTTTGAATTACCTGGGGCTAAACCCCACTACAACCCCGATCGCCCAGGGCAGGTAGAACATATTTTTCTCGACCTGAATTTAGATATTCCCTGTCAAAGTTACCACGGTAGTTGTAGTATTCGGCTGTCACCAATTCGTAACGATATTGACCGCTTGACTCTAGACGCGGTTAACTTGAATATCCAATCTGTACAGGTAGATGAAGTAGCACAGAACTTTGATTACGATGGTGAGCAGCTGACTATCGAGTTATCTCAACCTACCCAAGTGGGGAAACGGTTATTAATTGCGATCGCCTACTCCGTAGAAAAACCCCAACGGGGCATTTACTTTATTCAACCAGATTCACACTACCCCCACAAGCCCATCCAAGTCTGGACTCAGGGAGAAGATGAAGACTCCCGCTTCTGGTTCCCCTGCTTCGACTACCCCGGACAATTATCTACTTCCGAAATTCGTGTCCGTGTGCCTAAAAATTTCATCGCCATCTCCAACGGTGAACTGATTGAAACTAGAGAAGATGGTGATGACAAAATCTACCATTGGTCACAGCAACAGGTTCATCCTACCTACTTAATGACCCTCGCTGTCGGTGATTTTGCGGAAATTCGGGATGAGTGGCAAGGTAAACCTGTTACCTACTACGTAGAAAAGGGGCGAGAAGCCGATGCTCAACGCACCATGGGTAAAACTCCCCGCATGATTGAGTTTTTAAGCGCCAAATATGGTTATGCTTACCCGTTTCCCAAATATGCCCAAGTTTGCGTCAGCGACTTTATCTTTGGGGGGATGGAAAACACTTCTACTACCCTGTTAACCGACCGATGTCTACTAGACGAACGCGCTATTTTAGATAACCGCAACCCTGAAAGCCTAGTAGTTCACGAACTAGCACACCAATGGTTTGGTGATTTATTAGTGATCAAACATTGGTCTCATGCTTGGATTAAGGAAGGGATGGCTTCTTATTCCGAAGTCATGTGGACAGAACAGGAGTATGGCCAAGAAGAAGCGGCATACTATCGATTATTAGAAGCCCGTAGTTACCTGAGTGAAGATAGCAGCCGTTATCGTCGCCCGATGGTAACGCACATTTACCGCGCCGCCATTGAACTTTATGACCGCCACATCTACGAAAAAGGGTCTTGTGTGTATCACATGATTCGGGCGGAACTGGGTGAAGAATTGTTTTGGCCAGCAATTCAAACCTTTGTTCAGAATCATGCTCACCAAACAGTGGAAACTATTGACTTACTACGAGCTATAGAAAAAGCCACTGGTCGCAATCTGGCTTTCTTGTTTGATCAATATGTTTTTCGTGGTGGCCATCCTGATTTTAAAGTGGCTTACACTTGGGATGGTGAAGCGAAGTTAGCAAAAGTCACAGTCACTCAAACCCAAGCAGCAGACAATCACAGTAAAGATTTATTTGACCTGAAAATTCCCATTGGTTTTGGCTATACTCCAACAGGGAAAACCCCACAACTGCAAACTTTCTCAGTGCGTGTCCATGAACGGGAACAGAGTTTTTACTTTCCCCTAGCCGAGAAACCAGATTTTATCAGCTTTGATGTGGGGAATAATTTTCTTAAAACCGTATCTTTGGAGTACCCCATACCAGAATTAAAAGCGCAGTTAGTATCTGACCCTGACCCCATTTCGCGGATTTATGCAGCCACAGCCTTGGCGAAAAAAGGCGGACTAGAAGCTACCAAAGCCTTAAGCACAGCCTTGACAAATGAACCATTTTGGGGAGTGCGGGTAGAAATAGCGCATCAATTGGCGGAAATTAAGTTAGACCAAGCCTTTGAGGGATTAGTGCAGGGCTTAGAAGATGAGAATGCTTACGTGCGGCGGGCTGTATTGGCAGCACTAGGACAAATTAAAACCCGTGCTAGTTATAAAGCTGTGAAAAATGTTGTGAAAAATGGCGATCGCAGTTACTACGTAGAAGCCGCCGCTTGTCGCACATTAGGTGCGATCGCCACTGCCAATTTAGATGAAAAACCCAAAGCCGAAAAGGTAATCAAGTTACTGCAATCTGTTTTAGAAGCAAAAGCAGGTTGGAACGAAGTCGTCCGCAGTGGCGCAATTGGCGGTTTAGCGGAACTCAAAACTTCAGAAGCCGCCCTAGATTTATTACTGGAATACACCAAAAATGGTGTACCCCAACCATTGCGTTTAGCAGCAATTCGGGCATTAGGTAAGATTTCTGGAGGTCAAAGTCCGGCGAATTTAGAACGGGTAATAGAAAAACTCTCAGAACTTGCCAAAGAAACCTTCTTTCTCACCCAAATGGCAGTAGTTGCAGCTTTGGGGCAGATGGAGACACCCAAAGCATTAGGAGTGTTGCGATCGCTAGCTGATCAAACAGCCGATGGGCGTGTGTCTCGCTATGCGGAAGAACAAATGACCAAAGTTCAGAAAAACTTAGGTACAGAAACAGCCCTACGTCAGTTGCGTGAGGAACTTGACCAACTCAAACAACAAAATCAAGAACTCAAAAGCCGTTTGGAGAATTTAGAAGCTAAATCACAAACTGTTAAAAATTAA
- a CDS encoding DUF3352 domain-containing protein, whose protein sequence is MPETKSKFLIPAVGAAVVVAGSVAAYMYFKGPAGDGSGALGSAKFVPSSALMATYITTDPQAWTKLQQFGTPEAQKLVTKGLEDFNKEFFTDSNISYEKDIKPWIGGVMMAVLPPNPTKPAQFNVGVPEAQTPIKLQQEPQILMVVGIKDKLSALNFANKLKGQKGVKTKETDYKGEKITETAQENGKATYSAVLNNSYIVFSPEKPAVEKSIDTFKGQPSFVNKEGASSILAKGIDVKNSLAQVYIPDYPGMIQQIVAANPQSTQLTPQTLKQLQQVKSMVAAVGVDDAGVRLKAIANLDPQLNKFQYQNSPSKIVGQFPTDTFALISGQGISQSWSTLVEQSQEYPEFNQALEQARGQLKLVDIDLDKEIFGWMNGEFALAAIPSNQGILASIGFGGAMVFDTSDRKTAEATLAKLDNLAKTQTINVTTRNIGGKDITEWQIPQQGALFAHGWLDQDTVFLAVGGPVAEALANNQNQSLESSDSFKTITGSLQKPNGGYFYLDMDKTMTLVNRFAAQAQPIPPEANAILSSIRGLGVTATSPDKSTSQLEMLLALKPSTAK, encoded by the coding sequence ATGCCTGAAACTAAGTCGAAGTTTTTAATTCCTGCGGTGGGTGCTGCTGTAGTTGTAGCAGGAAGTGTAGCTGCCTATATGTATTTCAAAGGCCCGGCTGGAGACGGTTCAGGCGCTTTAGGTAGTGCTAAATTCGTCCCTTCATCGGCATTAATGGCTACCTATATTACCACTGATCCCCAAGCATGGACTAAGTTGCAGCAATTCGGCACACCAGAAGCCCAAAAGTTAGTCACCAAAGGGCTGGAGGATTTTAATAAAGAGTTTTTCACTGACAGTAACATTTCTTATGAAAAAGATATTAAACCTTGGATCGGTGGGGTAATGATGGCTGTCTTACCGCCAAACCCCACTAAACCTGCTCAATTTAATGTGGGCGTGCCAGAAGCACAAACACCAATTAAGTTACAGCAGGAACCACAAATATTAATGGTAGTTGGAATTAAAGATAAACTTAGTGCTTTAAATTTTGCTAATAAATTAAAGGGACAAAAAGGGGTTAAAACTAAAGAAACTGACTATAAAGGTGAAAAAATTACAGAAACTGCTCAAGAAAATGGTAAGGCTACATACAGTGCCGTTTTAAATAATAGCTATATAGTATTTTCTCCTGAAAAACCAGCTGTTGAAAAATCAATTGACACCTTTAAAGGGCAACCTTCCTTTGTGAATAAAGAAGGTGCTAGCAGCATTCTGGCTAAAGGGATAGATGTGAAAAATTCCCTTGCCCAAGTTTATATTCCTGATTATCCGGGCATGATACAGCAAATTGTTGCTGCCAATCCCCAGTCCACCCAGTTGACACCGCAAACATTAAAACAGCTGCAACAGGTAAAATCAATGGTGGCTGCCGTGGGTGTGGATGATGCTGGGGTAAGATTAAAAGCGATCGCTAATTTAGATCCCCAACTCAACAAATTTCAATATCAAAATTCTCCCTCGAAGATAGTCGGGCAATTTCCCACAGATACTTTTGCTTTGATTAGTGGCCAGGGAATCAGTCAAAGTTGGTCAACACTGGTAGAACAATCTCAAGAATATCCAGAATTTAATCAAGCTTTAGAACAAGCACGGGGACAACTGAAATTAGTCGATATCGACCTAGATAAAGAAATTTTTGGCTGGATGAATGGAGAATTTGCCTTGGCTGCCATCCCCTCTAATCAAGGTATATTGGCAAGTATAGGTTTTGGGGGAGCAATGGTGTTTGATACGAGCGATCGCAAAACCGCAGAAGCAACCTTAGCTAAACTGGATAATCTCGCCAAAACTCAAACCATTAATGTCACCACCAGAAATATTGGTGGTAAAGACATCACAGAATGGCAAATACCCCAACAAGGTGCTTTATTTGCCCACGGTTGGTTAGATCAAGACACTGTATTTTTAGCTGTTGGCGGCCCTGTTGCGGAAGCACTGGCAAATAATCAAAATCAATCCCTAGAAAGCAGCGACTCCTTTAAAACCATCACTGGTTCCTTACAAAAACCCAATGGTGGTTATTTCTACCTGGATATGGACAAAACCATGACTTTAGTTAATCGTTTTGCTGCCCAAGCTCAACCCATACCCCCAGAAGCAAATGCCATTCTGAGTTCTATTCGCGGTTTGGGTGTTACTGCTACCAGTCCCGATAAATCGACAAGTCAATTGGAGATGTTATTAGCTCTTAAACCTAGCACTGCAAAATAG